The following DNA comes from Pirellulales bacterium.
TACAATCGGCAGCTCTTTCCAGAGCCTATTCGGACGCCACGCCCTGGTGGCTTGAAAGAATTGCGAAGGGTGAGAACAAAAAGAGACGCCAGCGACGAACGCTGACGTCTCTTTTGGGGATAACACCGATGCGCTAACGGACTACATCTTACGACGCCGACGGCGGGCAACGCCCACCAGACCACACAGGCCCACCGCGGCCAGCGCGATCGACGACGGCTCCGGCACCGCGAAGGAGGCCGTCCCGACAAGGTTGCCGGTCATCGTGAAATTGGCCGTGAGCAGCGTATTCAATGGAGCAGGCAGGGTACTCGGCGTAATGTCGAAATTCACCGGCAGCGTGACGCGCAGGTTCGATCCGACGTGCTCGATCAATCCATCGCCGGCATTGTTGTCGGGCGAGCTGATCGTCGGCAGCGCCGTGCTGAAACCAAAGCCGAGCTGGTAGCTTAGCGATCCTATATTACCCGTTTCGGTAAGCGTGATGCCTTGCGTGCCCAGATACTGCACCAGGGTGGTGAGCGCCACGCCAGTGGCCAGCCAGTCGACGATATTGTCCTGCTGCAAGGTCGCGGTCAGCGACATGTCCGAGGTGCCCGTTACCGAGATGCCAACCTGGCTCGAATCAAAGTGCTGAGGATAGCTTCCGCCACCCGTCGTGGGCAGGATCGGGCTCGACAAATTCAGCACGACATTCCGTAGGGCAACGTTCAGATTGATGCCCGTCAGGGTGCCAAGATTCAACGTCGAAATACCCAGGTTCAGCGAGCTGATGTCAATCGGCGGAATGACCACATTCTGGGGCGACGTGAAGACCAAGCCGTAGTCGGCGGGAGCCGTGCCGGTCGTGCCGCCAACGCCTGGCGCGATTTGTGCGGTAAGGCCCAGAAGCCCGGTGGCATTTGCCGCTTGCGAGAAGCTATTGTTCGAAAAACCGATACTGTAGGGGCCCACGTTCACACCCATGGTGCTCGGCGTGTTGCTCGACGTCTGGGCGTAACTGGTGGTCGCGCTTCCGTTGCCCTGAGTTACCTGCGGAGCACTGCTCAAGGCGGTGCCGCCAAGAGATGCGGAGGCCGAGATATCGATCCTGCTCTGTGTGCCGCCAGCGATGTTGGTGTCTGTTAACGTGACGGGCAATGCGGCCGCGCGCTGCGCAGTCGCAGCGATGAGAGAGAAAACGAGGGTCGCCGCCATTGTGGCGACGATGGTCTTCCGAATCATGAGCGTTCCCCTATATCTAAGGTTCTAGTAACCGGTTGAATCCCTAACGCGCTACAACGTAAGGCGGGACTGAGTCTCCCCCCATCGAGCTGGTAATCAGAATAATCACTGCATCCGTCAATGCACAGTAAAAAGCCAAAAGAAAGTCCGACTTTTTGTCAGGCGTTTCGTGGCCCGTAGCGCCGGGCCCAAGGAGCTGAGGACGAAAAGATCGCCGTAACACGCGTCTGACAAGCCACTTACGCGATAATCTGCCGTATTGGCGAGCCAAAGTCGATCTCCAACCGCTTGCGGCCAGGGACCTCGAGCCGGCGAGGATCCAGGCCGAGCTGATCGAGCACCGTGGCGTGCAGATCGGTCACGTAGTGCCGATTTTCGACCGCGTGATAACCCAACTCGTCGGTCGCCCCGTGTACCACGCCCCGTTTGATTCCTCCGCCGGCCAGCCACACCGAAAAACCGAACGGATGATGGTCCCGGCCGTCGGCATTCTGGGCGCCGGGAGTGCGGCCGAACTCGGTTCCCCACACGACCAGCGTTTCGTCCAGCATGCCGCGCTGCTTCAGGTCCTTGAGCAAACCGGCGATTGGTTGATCGACCTGCTTGCACAGCTGCGTGTGCCCCTCCTTGAGCTTGCCGTGCGCGTCCCAGGCTCCAGCTCCGCCATTACTGCCATGGAAAATCTGCACGAAGCGAACGCCGCGTTCGACCAATCGCCGCGCCGCGAGGCATTGCTGACCAAACGTGGCGGTCTCCTTTTGATCAAGTCCGTAGAGCCGCTCGGTGGCCTGGGTCTCGTCCTCGAGGCGCAACACGTCCGGCACCGCCATCTGCATGCGGAAGGCAAGTTCGTACGATTTGATCCGCGCCCGCAGTGCGGCATCG
Coding sequences within:
- a CDS encoding PEP-CTERM sorting domain-containing protein — its product is MIRKTIVATMAATLVFSLIAATAQRAAALPVTLTDTNIAGGTQSRIDISASASLGGTALSSAPQVTQGNGSATTSYAQTSSNTPSTMGVNVGPYSIGFSNNSFSQAANATGLLGLTAQIAPGVGGTTGTAPADYGLVFTSPQNVVIPPIDISSLNLGISTLNLGTLTGINLNVALRNVVLNLSSPILPTTGGGSYPQHFDSSQVGISVTGTSDMSLTATLQQDNIVDWLATGVALTTLVQYLGTQGITLTETGNIGSLSYQLGFGFSTALPTISSPDNNAGDGLIEHVGSNLRVTLPVNFDITPSTLPAPLNTLLTANFTMTGNLVGTASFAVPEPSSIALAAVGLCGLVGVARRRRRKM